GCCGGACGTCCAAGACCTTCGAGCTGGTGCCGTACGACCCGGCACTCGGCGACGCGATCACCGCGTTCAATGCGCGGCTCGACGCCGGCGGGGCGCCGCCGGAGTATCGGCTCCACGCGGGGCCGGGGCCGATCTACATCCGCAACCAGCAGCACGGCATCGTCGAGGAGCGGCTGTTCGTCGTCGACGAGGGACAGGTGCGTGGCGGCGTGCATCTGCAGGTGCAGCCGTTCTGGGTCGACGGCGCCGTGCAGACGGTGGCGAACATCCAGCTGCCGCTGTCCGAGGGGATCGTGGACCGCCAGTTCGCGTTCCTCGGCATGTGGATCATCAAGCAGGTCGTCCGCCGCTACCCGCGCTGCTTCGCCCTCGGCATGGGCGGTACCGACCGGCCGCTGCCGCAGCTGCTGCACGCCATGCAGTGGGCGGTGTGGCCGGTGCCATTCCAGTTCCGGCTGGCGAACGTGGGGCGCTGCGTCCGCGAGCTGCGCGCGCTCGGGCCGGCGTGGCGCCGCCGGCTCGCGGGCGGCGCGCTGACGGCGACCGGCGGGTCGCTCGTCGGACGCGCGGCGTGGGCTGCGCTCGCGGCCGCGCGCACGCGCGGCGTCGCCCGCCTAACGACGCGCCCGGTGACCGCCTGGGAGCCGTGGGCGGACGCGATCTGGGAAAGCGCTCGCGGTGCGTACGCGGTGATCGGCGTGCGCGATGCGACCACCCTGCGCGCGCTGTACCCGACCGACGAGACGCGTGTCCGCGCGCACGCCCTGCTCGACGGCGGACGCCACGTCGGCTGGGTGGCGCTCTCCGTGCGGCAGATGTCGGGCAACGTACACTTCGGGAACCTGCGGGTCGGCGCGGTGATCGATGCGCTCACGCCGCCGGGGTACGAGACGGCGGCCGCCCTCGCCGCCACGCGGCTCCTGCTCGACGAGGACGTGGACCTCGTCGTGACGAACCAGTCGCATCCCGCGTGGCGCGCCGCGTTCCACCGGGCCGCGTACCGCAGCGCGCGGTCCAACTACATCCTCGCGCCGTCGCCGCAGCTCGTGCCGAGAACGGCGGACTTCGAGCGGCGCATGCTGCAGTTCACGCGCGGCGACGGCGACGGCCGGATTCACCTGTGAGCGTTAGGCGCGGCCACGCCGCGCCTCAGCGGACGTTCGGCTCGCTCTGAAGATGATCGAGCAGCAGCGAGAACGACGCGAGCTCCGCGAGCTCCTCCATCGGCAGCTCGACGCCGAACTCCTCCTCGATCACGGAGACGAGCGTCGCGTTCGCGAGCGAGTCCCACGCCTCCACCGTGGCGGGGCTCGCGTCCGGGATCTCGGCGGGCGTCAGATCGGGAAAGACGGCGAGAAAGCACTGCTCGAGCCGAGCACGAACGTCATCCATTGGCGGTCTCCTGGAGCGCCGAGCGCTCGACGCGATGATAGAGCGGCGGGCACGCGGCCTCGAACCGGGCGCGCGAGATCACGACGTCGCCAGGGCCGTCCGGCAGCTCGACGAGCGACGCGAGGAACTCGCGCGCCGGCGTGTTGCGCGCGGTGGGCGCATAGTCGACCACGACCTCGTTCACGTCGTACGTGTCGAACAGCGTGCGCAGCGTGGCGTGCTCGATGCGCCGCGCGAAGGCCCGGCAGCTCATCACCCACCGCTCGACGCGCACGCGGTTCGACTCGAGCGTGCCGGTGAGCACGGCGATCTTGCCGAGCGACCCGAACTTGTCGCCGTAGCTCACGGTCATCACCAGCGAGTCGGCGCGCGCGCGGAGCGCCGCCCAATCCGCCTCGAGATACCGTCCGCCGTTCGTGTTGAACTGGTTCGTCTTGTTGATCAACTCGAAGGCGCGCGTGTCGGCCGCGCCGTCGCCGACCGCGAACGACACAGTCGCCCCGAGGCTCGCCGCGAACGCCTCGTCGTCCTGTTCGCCGGCGGACTGCTCGAACGCCTGCGCGTTGCGCAGGCTCTCGCGGCGCAGCGCGTCCTCGGCCTGCAGCGCGGGCCGGCCGAACAGATCGCGCAGCTCGTGCAGCAGGGCGAGCACCGCGTCCGGATCGTCCTTCGGGAACAGCCGGCACTCCACGTCGGGATGCCGGCTCTGCACCTCGGCGATCTCGAGCGGGCTGTCGTCGACGAACACCAGGCTGTCGGCGCCCACGTTCCACGCGCGCAGCACCGCGTCGATCGACTTCGACTTCGAGCCCCAGTTGGCGAGCAACGGGAACACCCGGTCGCGCGGCAGCGCGATGTCGGCGCGCCGGAACGCCTCCTCGACGATCGATTCGTCGTTCTTCGTCGCCACCGCGACGAGCACCCCGCTGTCGGCGAGCGACGCGACGAACTGCTGATAGAGGCCGTGCACCTGCGCGTGATGCTCGAGGTCCCACGCGACGCCGGCGACGCCCACGTCGCCGAGGATCCCGAGCCACACCGTGTCGTCGAGATCCGTGACGAGCCCCTTCTTCGGCGCGCGCGGAAGCAGCAGCGTCGCGAGGCTCGCCGCGACGGCGTCGGCGTGCGGCTGCGCGTACGGCAGGCCCGTGGCGAGCTCCGACTTCACGCTGAGGCGGTCGCCCATCGGCGACGTGGTGGCCAGCGCGCGCTCGCTCACCACGCGGATGGCGGGGCTCGACGACAGCGCGGCGGCGAACTGCGCGAGCGCCGCCCGCAGCTGCAGCTCGAACGCGCTGGCCTGCTGCCCGACGGTGAACGCGATCGGCGGCAGCGGCAGCGTGGGGAGGCACACCGCGACCGGCGTGCGCTCGCTCGCCGCGGCGAGCTCCGTGCCGAGCCGACCGAATGCGGCGCGGGCCGTCTGGAGCACGTCGTCGAGCACCGCCGGGGCCCAGCCGCCGCTCTCGCGCAGCCCGAGGCGGCGGTCGAGATCCTGCCACTCGATCACCACCGCGAGGCCCGCGCTCCGCGCGCCGCCGTCCGCGGCTCGGCGCACGTTGCCCAGCAGGTCGCCGTAGCGCCCGACCTCCAGCTCCACACGCGCGGTGGAGAGCCGCTGCTGGAGGTGCGCCGTGAGGAACGTCGCGAGATGGAGCGGCGTGAACCCAGTGGCCAGGCCGAACGGGCGAGCGTCCGGGAGCTCCCGGCGGGATCGGATGACTTGGAGTGCCTCGATCAGCTTCATGGCGCGCGCTGGGGGGCGTCTCCCCGACGGACGGCACGTGCGCCAGCGCGGGGGTGACAGGAGGGACGTCGAGCGGCCTCGCTGGAATGTACTCGACCGCCGGAACTCCCGAAAATCGCCGAGCCGGCCGCCGTCTCCCGACCGTCAGCCCCCGAGCACCACGCTCTCGTTCACCGGTCGGAAGCGATACGCCTCGCCGGCCTGGTTGAAGAACCCCTCGTTGGACGCCGGCGGCAGGTCCGCGCCGAAGTAGTGGCGCAACACGTTGCGGAAGATGTTGACGTGCGTGGTCGAATCCTCGAACATGGCCGCGCCACCGTCCGGCATGTAGAACGCCGCGAATGCGCCGAGCCGCTCGGCGGCGATGCTGTCGGTGGGCAGCTTGGCGTCCACTGCCCACCCGCGGCTCAGCGTGCCGTGGTCGCCGATCACGATGACGATCGGCGCCACGGGAGAGCGGCGGAAGAGCGCCTCGACGAGCGCGAGCACCTGCGCGTTGCTGCACTGCAGCACGCCGAGGAAACCGGCCCGCGGCCCGGGCATCCCCATACGCTCGCCGATCACCACGCCGCCGGGGTTGACCGGTCGGCATGCGCTGTCCAGCACGATCGGCTGATGCGGCAGCATGAAGTGCGCGAAGGTGAACGTCGGCGCGCTGTCCCCCGGCACGTCGCGCAGTCGGCGGAACTCGTCCAGCACGAAGCGCCCACCGTAGCCGCCGTGCAGCGCGCGGAACTTCGAGAGCAGCGTGGACTCGAACATCACGCGCCGCAGCTCGCTGCGTTGGAACTCGGCCCGCACGTCGATGCGGGGCGGTCCCGGGTACACGTAGTCGGCGAGCGGGCTGTCGCGCGTGAACTCCACCCATTCCGTGGGGAAGAGCAGAAAGCGGTAGCCGCGCTCCTTCAGAAAGCGCGCGACGCGATTCTCCCGGGTCAGCGCCGTCACGATGGTGTTGTCGACGCTGTTCGGCGGGACGTCGCGCGCGAGCAACGTATCGTGCTCGAAGTTCAGCACCGACGACAGCGACAGCAGGGTCGAGACGTAGTTGGAGCGGACGTGCTTCGGGATGGTGAAGCCGAGCGCCCGTAGGCTGTCGACGAAGCGCGAGTTGTCGTAGCCGAACTTCGTGCGCAGCACCGCGGCGTTCGGGTAGCCGTCGAGGACGATGAGATAGATGTCGCGCTTCGGCCCCACGGCGGTGCGCGCGGGGTCGGTCCGCACCGGCGTCTGCAAAGCGCGCCAGATGGCGCTGCGCTCGACCCGCGCGCGACTGCCGACGTTCGCCCGCGCCACCCGCATCGCGGCGCTCACGACGAGCAGCACCCCGGCGAGAAAGAGCACGTGCGCGACGCCGTCGAGCGTCCACCGCCGCCGCCGCACGGCGAGCCACAGCGGCGCCACCGAGCCGATGAGCCACATCGGACCCAACACCGCGCTGCGCGCGAGGGGGCCCGCGATCGGCGCGAGCGCGTTCTGGAACGGAATGAAGTAGAAGGTCCACGCGACCGCCACCGCGGTGAGCAGCGCGCCGCGTGCGAGCGGCGCGTCGCGGCCGAGCGCTCGGGCGACGGCCGCCCCGAGCGCGAGCACGGCGAGCGTGAGCCCCAGCACCACCGCGACGATGAGCGCCAGGTCGCCCATGCTGTACGTGCCCACCGTGCGTGTCACGACGTGGAGGGTGGGGAAGACCGCGAGGAGCGCCGGGTACAGCGCTGCGACGCGGACGCCCGAAGCCGGCTCCGTGCGGCGCTCGGCGGGGCGCTCGTGCCGTTCCGGGGGCGCGTCGACGGTCGGCGACAGTCGCCCGACGGCCGTCGGGGAGGCGGCGGTCAGCGCCGCCGGGTCGGAGCCGCGCCCAGTGCGCTCGAGACGCATTGGTCTGCCCGCATCGGGGAGGTCGTGACGAGTCCGTGGCGTTCGGGGCGACGGTAATGTCGCTGTCACGAGTCTGTCAACGAGCGGGGCGTGCCCCGCATCACATTCCCCGAGGGGTCGTCAGCTCACCTTGCGCGTCTTCCGCCGCAGGAAGTCCATGAGGATGAACTGCCCGAGCGTCATCGTGTTCGTGAAGTACGCCTTGCCGCGGCTGATCTCCGAGACGCGCTTGACGAACTCCACGAGTGCGCGGTCGCGGGCGAGCATGAACGTGTTGATGACGATCCCCGCGCGCCGGCAGTCGGCGACCTCGCGCAGCGTCTGCGCGATGACCTGCGCGTCGAGCCCCATCGAGTTCTTGTACACCATGCCGTTGGGCATGGTGAGCGCGCTCGGCTTGCCGTCGGTGATCATCACGATCTGCCGCATGTCCTTCTTCTGCGCGAGCAGGATGCGGCGCGCGAGCTTGAGGCCCTCGGCGGTGTTCGTGTGGTACGGGCCGACCTGCGCGTGTGCGAGACGGGCCAGCGGGATCTCCTCGGCCGAGTCGTGGAAGAGCACCACGCGGATGGAGTCACCGGGAAACTGCGTGCGGATGAGGTGCGTGAGCGCGAGCGCGACCTTCTTCGCCGGCGTGAAGCGGTCCTCGCCGTAGAGGATCATCGAGTGCGACGTATCGAGCATCAGCACCGTCGCACAGCTCGATCGATACTCTGCCTGCCGCACCATGAGATCCGGGTAGTCGAGGTCCATCGGCACCTCGATCTTGCCCGTGCGGGCGAGGGAGTTCATGAGCGTCGCGTTCACGTCGAGGTTCAGCACGTCGCCGAACTCGTACGCCTTCGACACGCCGTCGGCCTCGATGCCGGTGGCGAGGTACGGCGTGTCGTGGCTGCCGACGCTCGACTTGCCCACCGCGCCGAGGATGTGGCGCAGCGTCTTGTAGCCGAGGAAGTCGATTCCCTTGTCGGTGAGCTGGAACTGCACGTCCTTGCTCGCCTTGTGACTCAGGCTGCCGCGCCCGGTGACCGGCTGCTGCGTGCTCGGCATCTGCGGCGGCGCCTGCACGTTGAGGTAGCCTTCGGCGGTGAGCCGCTGCACGATCTGGTCGAGGAGCTGCGCGAGGCTCGCCTCCGCGTCGCTCCCCTCCTGCGCGTCGCCGCGCAGTGCCTCGAGCATCTCGGGCGTGAACTGCCCGCTCTCCATGAGCGCCTCGAGGATCGCCTGACGCAGCGCGTCGAGCGAGCGGTCGGCCTCGTCGCCCGTCTCCCCCCAGTACGGGTGGTAGTGCGGGCCACCCGCGAATCCCGAGTCGAGCAGGAAGTCGGCGAGCTTGTCGAGCAGCGACTGCAGGTCGACCGCGTCGGCGAGCTCCGGGCTGTACTTCGTGTACGTGTGAAATCGCATGGCCGGAAGTTGGCAGCGATGGGGGCGCCGTGCAGGCGATACTGCATGGTGGGCTGATACACTTCGGGGGGCAAGGTCCCGGCCCCGGCATCCCGAGCGCAGCGAAGGACGCGACCTCCATTTCTCGATCGCCTTGAACCCGTTCGCGCCGCTCGTACGCCACCGCAACTTCCGCATCTTCTGGTCCGGGCAGACGCTGTCGCTCGTCGGCACGTGGATGCAGGTGATGGCCGAAGGATGGCTCGCGCTGGAGCTGACGAACAACGCGTTCCTCGTCGGCGTCGTCGCCTCCGCCGCGTCGCTCCCCGTGCTGCTGCTCTCGTTCATCGCCGGCGTGGTGATCGATCGCGTGAACCGCCTGCGGGTGGTGCAGGCGATGCAGGCGCTCATGCTCTGCCAGGCGACGGCGCTGTGGGTGCTCACGCTCACCGGGCACCTTACGATCGGCTGGCTCATCGGGCTCGCGTTCGCGAACGGCGTGTTCAGCGCGTTCGAGATCCCGTCGCGGCAGTCGCTCGTCGTGGAGCTCGTCGGCCGCGAGGATCTCGGCTCGGCGATCGCGCTGAACTCGAGTGGGTTCAACCTCGCCCGCGTGGTGGGGCCGGCGTTGGGCGCGGCCGTCATCGCGGCGTTAGGCATCGCGTGGTGCTTCGCGGTGAATGCGGCGAGCTACCTGGCGGTGCTCGTCGGGCTCTTCATGGTGCGGCTGCCGGAGCGCGAGCGCGCCGCTCCGAAGGGCTCACCGCTGGCCGGGCTGCAGGAGGGGTTCGCCTACATCTGGCACACGCCGGACGTGCGCGCCCTCATGACGATGGTGCTCGTCTTCTCGGTGTTCGGCGTGCCATACCTCACGCTCATGCCCGTGGTTGCACGCGATCTGCTCGGCCTCGGCGCGAGCGGGTACGGGGTGCTGCTCGCGGCGGTCGGCGTCGGTGGGTTCGCGGGGGCACTCTTCATCGCCGGCGCGGGCACGCGGTTGCCGCGCACACGGACGCTGGTGGCGGCGTCGGCCCTGTACGCGATCCTGCTCGCCGTGTTCTCGTTCGTGCGGTGGGTGCCGGCGGCGCGCGCGCTGCTGCTGGCGATCGGATTCGCGATGATCTGCAACGGCGCGTTGGCGAACGGGCTGCTCCAGTCGCGCGTGCCCGACGTGCTTCGAGGCCGGCTGATGGCCGCGTACTCGTTCGCCGTCGTCGGTATGGCGCAGGTGGCAGGCTCCCTCATGGCCGGTGCCGTCGCTCGCGCCGCCGGGGCGGCGTGGGCGATTCGTGGCGGCAGCGCCGTCATGCTCGGCTACGGCTTGTGGGAGTACGCGCATCGTGCGCGGCGGTGGTCCATCGACCAGTGACCTGTCGCGAGGACGTTGCGCGCCGTCGGGCGCCCGCGCCTTGGCCAATCGGCGGCGCGGGCCTAATCTAGGAGGCGTCGCTCGCTTTCCCCCTCGCTCCCGTAATGGCAGAACGCAGCACCGCAAACGCCCCCGGCTCGGACGAGGCAGTGATGACGCGTGATTTGCCCTCGTCTGGCCTGACTCCCGCGGTCGGAGCGGAGGTCGACGTGCCGTTGCGGGCCACTGGGGCCGAGGGCGTCATGCCGGCCCCGGTGGCCGTGGCGCTGCCGGCCGCCTGGCGGCGTTTCTTCACGGTCCCGATCGACGACGTGAAGGGGATTCCCGCGCTGGAAGCGGTGCGCGGAATCGCCGCGAGCCTCGTCTTCCTGGTGCACTTCCAGGCGGCGTTCGGCCGCCTACTGCTGCCGCGCGGCTCGTCGCCGATGCGCGTCGGAGCGTACCTGGCGCAGGTCGGCTACCACGGCGTCGACGTGTTCTTCGTCCTCAGCGGCTTCCTGATCTATGGGTCGCTCATGGGACGCCCGACCCGGCTGCTGACGTTCTTCCGCCGGCGCGTGCGGCGCATCTACCCCACGTTTCTCGCGGTGC
This DNA window, taken from Gemmatirosa kalamazoonensis, encodes the following:
- a CDS encoding MFS transporter; translation: MNPFAPLVRHRNFRIFWSGQTLSLVGTWMQVMAEGWLALELTNNAFLVGVVASAASLPVLLLSFIAGVVIDRVNRLRVVQAMQALMLCQATALWVLTLTGHLTIGWLIGLAFANGVFSAFEIPSRQSLVVELVGREDLGSAIALNSSGFNLARVVGPALGAAVIAALGIAWCFAVNAASYLAVLVGLFMVRLPERERAAPKGSPLAGLQEGFAYIWHTPDVRALMTMVLVFSVFGVPYLTLMPVVARDLLGLGASGYGVLLAAVGVGGFAGALFIAGAGTRLPRTRTLVAASALYAILLAVFSFVRWVPAARALLLAIGFAMICNGALANGLLQSRVPDVLRGRLMAAYSFAVVGMAQVAGSLMAGAVARAAGAAWAIRGGSAVMLGYGLWEYAHRARRWSIDQ
- a CDS encoding vWA domain-containing protein encodes the protein MRFHTYTKYSPELADAVDLQSLLDKLADFLLDSGFAGGPHYHPYWGETGDEADRSLDALRQAILEALMESGQFTPEMLEALRGDAQEGSDAEASLAQLLDQIVQRLTAEGYLNVQAPPQMPSTQQPVTGRGSLSHKASKDVQFQLTDKGIDFLGYKTLRHILGAVGKSSVGSHDTPYLATGIEADGVSKAYEFGDVLNLDVNATLMNSLARTGKIEVPMDLDYPDLMVRQAEYRSSCATVLMLDTSHSMILYGEDRFTPAKKVALALTHLIRTQFPGDSIRVVLFHDSAEEIPLARLAHAQVGPYHTNTAEGLKLARRILLAQKKDMRQIVMITDGKPSALTMPNGMVYKNSMGLDAQVIAQTLREVADCRRAGIVINTFMLARDRALVEFVKRVSEISRGKAYFTNTMTLGQFILMDFLRRKTRKVS
- a CDS encoding HAD-IIIC family phosphatase, which gives rise to MKLIEALQVIRSRRELPDARPFGLATGFTPLHLATFLTAHLQQRLSTARVELEVGRYGDLLGNVRRAADGGARSAGLAVVIEWQDLDRRLGLRESGGWAPAVLDDVLQTARAAFGRLGTELAAASERTPVAVCLPTLPLPPIAFTVGQQASAFELQLRAALAQFAAALSSSPAIRVVSERALATTSPMGDRLSVKSELATGLPYAQPHADAVAASLATLLLPRAPKKGLVTDLDDTVWLGILGDVGVAGVAWDLEHHAQVHGLYQQFVASLADSGVLVAVATKNDESIVEEAFRRADIALPRDRVFPLLANWGSKSKSIDAVLRAWNVGADSLVFVDDSPLEIAEVQSRHPDVECRLFPKDDPDAVLALLHELRDLFGRPALQAEDALRRESLRNAQAFEQSAGEQDDEAFAASLGATVSFAVGDGAADTRAFELINKTNQFNTNGGRYLEADWAALRARADSLVMTVSYGDKFGSLGKIAVLTGTLESNRVRVERWVMSCRAFARRIEHATLRTLFDTYDVNEVVVDYAPTARNTPAREFLASLVELPDGPGDVVISRARFEAACPPLYHRVERSALQETANG
- a CDS encoding acyl carrier protein codes for the protein MDDVRARLEQCFLAVFPDLTPAEIPDASPATVEAWDSLANATLVSVIEEEFGVELPMEELAELASFSLLLDHLQSEPNVR